In Aureibaculum algae, the following are encoded in one genomic region:
- a CDS encoding DUF4293 domain-containing protein: protein MIQRIQSLYLLLAAICSVVLIQMFYLWSNESGASFYALDLFQESEFTLKVIPVLFVISGVMSIVSVFMFKQRKNQFVINRFNILVNFILLGILIYHLLTLSGESQVSEKGIGAFLPIVVVVLLAIANRAIKKDEDLVKSVDRLR from the coding sequence ATGATTCAACGTATTCAATCATTGTATTTACTTCTGGCTGCTATTTGTTCAGTAGTACTAATACAAATGTTTTATTTATGGAGTAATGAGTCGGGGGCATCTTTTTATGCTTTAGACCTATTTCAAGAAAGTGAGTTTACATTAAAAGTAATACCAGTGTTATTTGTTATATCTGGAGTTATGAGTATTGTAAGCGTTTTTATGTTTAAACAAAGAAAAAATCAGTTTGTTATTAATCGTTTTAACATTCTAGTAAACTTTATTTTATTAGGCATATTGATTTATCATCTACTAACATTATCTGGAGAAAGTCAAGTTTCTGAGAAGGGTATTGGGGCGTTTTTACCTATTGTAGTTGTTGTTTTGCTAGCCATTGCAAACAGAGCTATCAAAAAGGATGAAGACCTTGTAAAATCTGTGGATCGATTGCGATAG
- the rho gene encoding transcription termination factor Rho: protein MFEIESLKEKKLPELQEIAEKIGVPKYKQLKKLDLVYQILDVQATKPVPSEPKKERKPVNKAPRKRIGKPVPITPISNEEKVVENVKTAEPIVEPTVEKTEKPSKPTPKPAPRKKVEKEGVVADNKPVTDNKPKENTSKNPRPPRKEHNQNGPNPRNTNKQNKPQPGANRRQGKYRDPDFEFDGIIESEGVLEIMQDGYGFLRSSDYNYLSSPDDIYVSQSQIKLFGLKTGDTVRGIVRPPKEGEKYFPLIRVSLINGLDPSIVRDRVAFEHLTPLFPNEKFNLAEKGSSTSTRIIDLFSPIGKGQRGMIVSQPKTGKTMLLKDIANAIAANHPEVYQIVLLIDERPEEVTDMQRNVKGEVVASTFDEPAEKHVKVANIVLDKAKRLVECGHDVVVLLDSITRLARAYNTVAPASGKILSGGIDANALHKPKRFFGAARKIENGGSLTIIATALTDTGSKMDEVIFEEFKGTGNMELQLDRNIANRRIYPAVDLVKSSTRRDDLLLDAKTVQRMWVMRKYLADMNPIEAMEFISEKIKYTKDNEEFLISMNG from the coding sequence ATGTTTGAAATAGAATCTTTAAAAGAGAAAAAATTACCAGAATTACAAGAAATTGCCGAAAAAATTGGCGTACCAAAATACAAGCAACTAAAAAAACTAGATTTAGTTTATCAAATTTTAGATGTTCAGGCGACTAAACCAGTACCTTCAGAGCCTAAAAAAGAACGCAAACCGGTAAACAAAGCACCACGCAAGCGAATTGGAAAGCCTGTTCCTATCACACCTATATCAAATGAAGAAAAGGTAGTTGAAAACGTTAAAACGGCTGAACCTATAGTTGAGCCTACAGTTGAAAAAACGGAAAAGCCTAGCAAACCAACACCAAAACCTGCTCCACGTAAGAAAGTTGAGAAAGAAGGTGTTGTTGCAGATAACAAACCTGTTACAGATAATAAACCTAAGGAAAATACTTCAAAAAATCCTAGACCGCCCCGTAAGGAGCATAATCAAAACGGGCCCAATCCAAGAAATACAAATAAACAAAACAAGCCACAACCAGGTGCAAATAGAAGACAGGGGAAATATAGAGATCCTGACTTTGAATTTGACGGCATCATTGAAAGTGAAGGTGTATTAGAAATAATGCAAGATGGTTACGGATTTTTACGTTCATCTGATTATAACTATCTATCATCTCCTGATGATATATATGTATCTCAATCTCAAATAAAATTATTTGGACTAAAAACAGGTGATACTGTTAGAGGAATTGTTCGCCCTCCAAAAGAAGGTGAAAAATATTTCCCATTAATTAGAGTATCATTAATTAATGGTTTAGATCCAAGTATTGTTAGAGACAGAGTAGCTTTTGAGCACTTAACACCATTGTTTCCAAACGAAAAATTTAACTTAGCCGAAAAGGGAAGTTCAACATCAACGAGAATAATTGATTTATTTTCGCCAATAGGTAAAGGACAAAGAGGTATGATTGTATCTCAGCCTAAAACAGGTAAAACAATGTTATTAAAGGATATAGCCAATGCAATTGCTGCTAATCATCCTGAAGTATATCAAATTGTTTTATTGATTGATGAAAGACCTGAAGAGGTTACAGATATGCAACGTAACGTTAAAGGAGAAGTTGTTGCTTCTACTTTTGACGAACCTGCTGAAAAACATGTAAAGGTTGCTAATATTGTATTAGATAAAGCAAAAAGACTAGTAGAATGTGGACATGACGTAGTTGTGTTATTAGATTCAATTACACGTTTAGCCAGAGCCTACAATACAGTTGCTCCCGCTTCTGGTAAAATATTATCTGGTGGTATTGATGCAAATGCTTTACACAAACCAAAACGCTTTTTTGGTGCAGCACGTAAAATTGAAAATGGAGGTTCTTTAACCATCATTGCAACTGCATTAACTGATACCGGTTCTAAAATGGATGAAGTTATCTTTGAAGAATTTAAAGGGACTGGTAATATGGAGCTACAATTAGATAGAAATATTGCTAATCGTAGAATTTACCCTGCTGTTGATTTAGTTAAATCTAGTACACGTAGAGATGACTTGTTACTTGATGCTAAAACAGTACAACGTATGTGGGTAATGCGTAAATATTTAGCAGATATGAACCCTATTGAAGCAATGGAGTTTATTAGCGAAAAAATTAAGTATACTAAAGACAATGAAGAATTTTTAATATCCATGAATGGATAA
- a CDS encoding site-specific integrase, translating into MTTIRLKTLFVISKSRINKKGFAPILCRLTYFNKRKSFATGLFINPQHWESKQQKAKPLNKENDFINTQLSLIKQNVNQAFLFLQVNDEVFSVEDVYLKYKGKNINTHKTLLEVFELHNNKMVQLIGIEYTKSTYSKFIEAKNHTVNFIKYQHKKNDIQLESLNMNFLSDLDFYLKTKKNQKQITINKTIQRVRKIVKLALAKGYLKNDPFLLYKPKKYEKKVVYLSQEELDALQGFNFTQSRLQQVKHMFIFCCYTGLAYQEMADLKQHHLIKGFDGNTWIEMVRRKTQSKISIPLLPEAEKVIKRYKTEISLLPIISNQKFNSYLKEIAAIVGIEKRLTHHIARKTFATTILLYNDIPMEIVSELLGHSSITITQNHYAKVVQHKISEHISVLKKKLNN; encoded by the coding sequence ATGACAACTATTAGACTCAAAACATTATTTGTAATTTCTAAAAGTAGAATTAACAAAAAAGGATTTGCACCAATATTATGCAGACTTACTTATTTTAATAAGAGAAAATCTTTTGCAACAGGATTATTTATAAATCCACAACATTGGGAAAGCAAACAACAAAAAGCTAAACCACTAAATAAGGAAAATGATTTTATAAATACTCAATTGAGTCTGATAAAACAAAATGTTAATCAGGCTTTTTTGTTTCTACAGGTCAATGACGAAGTATTTAGCGTAGAAGATGTTTATTTAAAATATAAGGGTAAGAATATAAATACTCATAAAACGCTTTTAGAGGTTTTTGAATTACACAACAATAAGATGGTGCAGTTAATTGGTATTGAATACACTAAGTCCACTTACAGCAAGTTTATTGAAGCCAAAAATCATACTGTTAACTTTATAAAATACCAGCATAAGAAAAATGATATACAGTTAGAATCTCTGAATATGAATTTTTTGTCAGATTTGGATTTTTACTTAAAGACAAAAAAGAATCAAAAACAGATTACCATTAATAAAACTATTCAGCGTGTTAGAAAAATTGTCAAATTAGCATTAGCAAAAGGTTACTTAAAAAATGACCCATTCCTGTTATATAAACCTAAAAAATATGAAAAAAAAGTAGTCTATTTAAGTCAAGAAGAATTAGATGCATTGCAAGGTTTTAATTTTACACAATCGAGGTTACAACAAGTAAAGCATATGTTTATTTTTTGTTGTTATACAGGATTAGCATATCAAGAAATGGCAGATTTGAAACAACATCACCTAATTAAAGGTTTTGACGGGAATACATGGATAGAAATGGTAAGAAGAAAAACACAAAGTAAGATATCAATTCCTCTGTTACCTGAAGCTGAAAAGGTTATTAAGCGGTATAAAACGGAAATCTCTCTATTACCAATTATTTCGAATCAAAAATTTAATTCTTACTTAAAAGAAATAGCAGCGATTGTAGGAATTGAAAAACGTTTAACTCATCATATTGCCAGAAAAACCTTTGCTACAACTATTTTGTTATATAATGATATTCCAATGGAAATAGTAAGTGAATTATTAGGGCATTCAAGTATCACTATAACACAAAATCATTATGCAAAAGTGGTACAGCATAAAATTAGTGAGCATATTTCAGTTTTGAAAAAGAAACTTAATAATTGA
- a CDS encoding GmrSD restriction endonuclease domain-containing protein: MSKQDLFEKIFKEHLKVETFSKSVDSLYSMRSKSKIDFKPYYQRNYVWDDHKASYFIESILLGTEIPPLIFFNNNSGIEVIDGRQRYETILRFMNNEFSLTSKGLSILSQLKGFSWDKLIKKHPDIIDSFLDSKLRLIEFRLVNQPPLDPILQDQVKKEIFSRYNSGITPLKKAEIDNAIYNDDDLSNFFKSEYSEDEELMKMVFSNFFKQPKNQIDELPSAKIMSFTRRALVMHLYPINYFVRGTGRTNILSKLYEYYADENIENKAEILKEFKRKIIFLGEVRSFSENNNYSINRLALECFLWGYSVLDLEEITYDFANEVEQVSKFIHENIDYFTLVDYAFSHQVMSRYISTSEYFESRFNVSFNNYVTADESARKKFKEFSNESEEEIDLTLLETLRLSKPEPANNSIDDIVRTMTRRKFLLRPSYQRKEVINVNKASAIIESILLGIKLPPIFVYKRLDGVNEVIDGQQRLLTLLGFLGEDYLNEKDKLVKSKNHNFKLKKLRILKELNNSSFNDLSDEQKDKIYDFQIYVVEIDESQNPKFDPIDLFIRLNDKPYPIRENSFEMWNSWVDVEIIKSIKELKSSIDSWFYIKKIKRSKDRDRMENEELITSLCYIEYYSNSELPKTIDVYQKTSRMNSRISTKGRISTLLQSLSENEENKKHFFKSLKSVKSNIKKIKYVLIDRNVTKEEISDFLRTELNSVLNGGKVESGFRRRIQDFYFVWMMIDKVNFEMVKYHRIEMKKDISELLNFAKNIPQEFHEDGKGFSHFNKKLDEFHKRYQKADRKIKLNESEKLALIKKQNNQSSLSEAPIFLGDDIEVDHIKPISIGGNDSIENLGIAHKIENREKGVKE, from the coding sequence ATGAGTAAACAAGATTTATTTGAAAAAATATTCAAAGAACATTTAAAGGTTGAAACTTTTTCAAAGTCAGTAGATAGTCTTTATAGCATGAGGTCTAAAAGTAAAATTGACTTTAAACCTTATTATCAAAGGAATTACGTTTGGGATGACCACAAAGCCTCTTATTTTATTGAAAGCATATTGCTTGGTACTGAAATACCACCATTAATTTTCTTTAATAATAACTCAGGAATCGAAGTCATTGATGGTAGGCAAAGGTACGAGACCATCCTACGTTTCATGAATAATGAGTTCTCTTTAACCAGTAAAGGACTTTCAATTTTATCTCAATTAAAAGGATTTAGCTGGGATAAATTAATTAAAAAACATCCTGACATTATTGATAGTTTTTTAGATTCAAAATTGAGGTTAATTGAGTTTAGATTAGTAAACCAGCCCCCATTAGACCCAATATTGCAGGATCAAGTTAAAAAAGAAATATTTTCGCGTTACAATTCTGGGATTACCCCTTTGAAAAAAGCTGAAATTGACAACGCAATTTATAATGATGACGACCTTTCTAACTTCTTCAAATCTGAATATTCAGAAGATGAAGAACTTATGAAAATGGTATTCTCTAACTTCTTTAAACAACCTAAAAATCAGATTGATGAATTGCCATCCGCAAAAATAATGAGTTTTACAAGACGTGCATTAGTCATGCATTTGTATCCCATTAATTATTTTGTAAGAGGCACGGGGCGTACAAACATCTTGTCTAAGTTATATGAATATTATGCAGATGAGAATATTGAGAATAAAGCAGAAATATTAAAAGAATTTAAAAGGAAAATCATTTTTTTGGGTGAAGTACGTAGTTTTTCTGAAAATAATAACTACTCAATCAATCGATTAGCTTTAGAGTGTTTTCTATGGGGATATAGTGTTCTTGATTTAGAAGAAATTACATATGACTTCGCCAATGAAGTGGAACAAGTTTCAAAATTCATACATGAAAATATTGATTATTTCACCCTTGTTGATTATGCATTTTCTCATCAAGTAATGTCAAGATACATTTCTACTTCTGAATATTTTGAATCTCGTTTTAATGTTAGTTTTAATAACTATGTAACAGCAGATGAATCAGCAAGAAAGAAATTCAAAGAATTTTCTAACGAAAGTGAAGAAGAAATCGACCTTACATTGCTTGAGACTTTAAGGTTATCAAAACCTGAACCAGCAAATAACTCAATAGATGACATAGTAAGGACAATGACAAGAAGAAAATTTCTTCTTAGACCTTCTTACCAAAGAAAAGAAGTCATTAATGTTAACAAGGCATCAGCTATTATAGAGAGTATTTTATTAGGGATAAAATTACCTCCAATATTTGTGTATAAAAGACTGGACGGTGTAAATGAAGTTATTGATGGGCAGCAAAGACTACTGACACTTTTAGGTTTTTTAGGTGAAGATTACCTAAATGAAAAAGACAAATTAGTTAAATCAAAAAATCATAATTTCAAATTAAAAAAATTAAGGATTTTAAAAGAGTTGAATAATTCTTCATTCAATGATTTAAGTGATGAGCAAAAAGACAAAATATATGATTTTCAAATATATGTAGTAGAAATTGATGAATCGCAAAACCCCAAGTTTGATCCTATAGATTTATTTATTCGCTTGAACGATAAGCCATATCCAATAAGAGAAAATTCTTTTGAAATGTGGAATTCTTGGGTTGATGTTGAAATCATTAAATCAATAAAAGAATTAAAATCGTCCATTGATTCATGGTTTTATATTAAAAAAATCAAGCGTTCCAAAGATAGAGACAGAATGGAAAACGAAGAGTTGATTACTTCTCTCTGTTATATTGAATACTATTCAAACTCCGAACTGCCAAAGACAATTGATGTTTATCAAAAAACTTCAAGGATGAATTCTCGTATAAGTACTAAAGGTAGAATTAGCACTCTTCTTCAATCTCTTTCTGAAAACGAGGAAAATAAAAAACATTTTTTCAAGTCTTTAAAAAGCGTCAAAAGCAATATTAAAAAAATTAAGTATGTCTTAATTGATAGGAATGTGACTAAGGAAGAAATATCAGATTTCTTAAGAACTGAATTAAATTCCGTTTTGAATGGTGGTAAAGTAGAAAGTGGATTTAGAAGAAGAATCCAAGATTTCTATTTTGTATGGATGATGATTGATAAAGTCAATTTTGAGATGGTTAAATACCATAGGATTGAAATGAAGAAAGATATCTCTGAGTTATTAAATTTTGCTAAAAATATACCACAGGAATTTCACGAAGATGGTAAAGGATTTAGTCATTTCAATAAAAAACTTGATGAGTTTCATAAGAGATACCAAAAAGCTGATAGAAAAATCAAATTAAATGAAAGTGAAAAACTGGCATTGATAAAAAAACAAAATAATCAAAGCTCCTTAAGTGAAGCTCCAATTTTTCTTGGTGACGATATTGAAGTAGACCACATAAAACCTATTTCAATTGGCGGTAATGATTCTATCGAAAACCTTGGAATTGCTCACAAAATAGAAAACCGTGAAAAAGGAGTAAAAGAATAA
- a CDS encoding DUF3290 domain-containing protein, producing MEGTPAPKGSCNEPRNQNDFDDFGKYTLIYGVIFAIIGFILHYFELI from the coding sequence ATGGAAGGTACACCTGCACCAAAAGGAAGCTGTAATGAACCAAGAAATCAGAATGATTTTGATGATTTTGGTAAATACACCTTAATTTATGGGGTGATCTTCGCTATAATAGGCTTTATACTGCATTATTTTGAATTAATATAG
- a CDS encoding DUF5906 domain-containing protein, with protein MKKDNFYYKVKGEYKISHGKLINFLASNGFAKVIEDKEVKLVYVRNKIIKEVMDVNISDYIVNFLRRKGLREVLNVFSRSVGHYLSKKLLQTLPTLDLLYPKDKIDTAYFYYKNAVVCVNKDKIDTIEFHDLKKPIWEGLIIDYPINIVDYKSSQFESFMYNISNKQEGRFESLKSIIGYLLHNYQDPSFARSVILVDEKISNDGSANGGTGKSLINQAISKLRNVLTVDGKNLKNESRFFFQQVNKTTNVICYDDVRRDFDFETLYSSITSGINVEKKYKAEISIPFKDSPKILISSNYAVIGTGGNTDSRRRIEFEVANYYTKDFTPIKEFENRFFDEWDTEEWNNFYLFMIDCVQFYLNNGVIFPKPINLKENKLEQITCSEFIEYMDANLEVNTRLDKRDFYKEFLKFSNRVEFSQHIFTKWLRVFALYNDLEYSDKSSNGSYYFKFSTKK; from the coding sequence ATGAAAAAAGATAATTTTTACTATAAAGTAAAAGGCGAATATAAAATATCGCATGGTAAATTAATCAATTTTTTAGCAAGCAATGGTTTTGCTAAAGTTATTGAAGACAAAGAAGTAAAGTTAGTTTATGTTAGAAATAAGATAATTAAAGAAGTAATGGATGTAAATATTAGTGATTATATCGTTAATTTTCTAAGAAGAAAAGGTTTGAGAGAAGTCTTAAATGTTTTCTCAAGAAGTGTTGGTCACTATTTATCTAAAAAGTTGCTTCAAACCTTACCTACTTTGGATCTTTTATATCCAAAGGATAAAATTGATACTGCTTATTTTTATTATAAAAATGCAGTTGTATGCGTTAATAAAGATAAAATTGATACTATTGAATTTCACGACTTAAAGAAACCTATTTGGGAAGGTTTGATTATTGATTATCCTATAAATATAGTGGATTATAAATCATCTCAATTTGAAAGTTTTATGTACAATATATCAAATAAACAAGAGGGTAGATTCGAATCACTTAAGAGTATTATCGGTTATTTATTACACAACTATCAAGACCCTTCATTTGCAAGGTCTGTCATTTTAGTTGATGAAAAAATATCTAATGATGGCTCTGCCAATGGAGGAACTGGAAAAAGTTTGATTAATCAAGCAATTTCAAAATTAAGAAATGTATTAACCGTTGACGGAAAAAATCTCAAAAACGAAAGCAGATTTTTCTTCCAACAAGTTAATAAAACTACAAATGTCATTTGTTACGATGATGTTAGAAGGGATTTTGATTTTGAAACTTTGTATTCATCCATTACATCGGGAATCAATGTGGAAAAGAAATATAAAGCAGAGATTTCCATTCCATTTAAAGATTCACCTAAAATTCTAATCAGCTCAAATTATGCTGTAATTGGAACAGGAGGGAATACTGATTCTAGGAGAAGAATTGAATTTGAAGTAGCAAATTATTACACTAAGGATTTCACACCTATTAAAGAATTTGAAAACAGATTTTTTGATGAATGGGATACAGAAGAGTGGAATAACTTTTATTTATTTATGATAGATTGTGTTCAATTTTACTTAAATAACGGAGTAATATTTCCAAAACCCATAAACTTAAAAGAGAATAAATTAGAACAAATCACTTGTTCTGAATTTATAGAGTATATGGATGCTAATTTAGAAGTAAATACAAGATTAGATAAAAGAGATTTCTATAAAGAATTTCTTAAATTTTCAAATAGAGTGGAATTCAGCCAACATATTTTTACTAAGTGGCTTAGAGTTTTTGCTTTATATAATGATCTTGAATATTCTGATAAATCAAGTAATGGAAGTTACTATTTTAAATTTTCAACTAAAAAATAA
- a CDS encoding GIY-YIG nuclease family protein: MKTKISGIIYKVENTQNGLVYIGATTKDVQTRKLDHLSKVNSGKMVKFQEAIGTYGPEAFSWKQIDTANSNDELAQKEKNYIFKYDSKKNGYNSDEGGGLKKTVYKYNLEDGSLISTYECLEKAGKSIDATKQNISRACLSVNNTYKGYYWSYTFKKPYIPKKDIRRKNVIQLTLTGEFVNQFNSVSDASRLTEINKTSIAKVCRRERNHAGGFDWKYKLD, translated from the coding sequence ATGAAAACAAAAATTTCAGGTATCATATATAAGGTTGAGAATACTCAAAATGGATTAGTTTATATTGGAGCAACAACAAAAGATGTTCAAACAAGAAAGCTAGATCATTTGAGCAAGGTTAATAGTGGAAAAATGGTCAAATTTCAAGAAGCTATTGGTACTTATGGTCCAGAAGCATTTTCTTGGAAACAGATTGATACTGCGAATTCAAATGATGAATTAGCCCAAAAAGAAAAGAATTATATATTTAAGTATGATTCCAAAAAAAACGGCTATAACTCTGATGAAGGTGGAGGGTTAAAAAAGACCGTCTATAAATACAACCTTGAAGATGGTAGTTTAATAAGTACATATGAATGTTTAGAAAAGGCAGGAAAATCAATCGATGCAACTAAACAAAACATATCTAGAGCTTGTTTAAGTGTGAATAATACTTACAAAGGATATTACTGGAGTTATACATTTAAGAAACCATATATTCCAAAAAAGGATATTCGTAGAAAAAATGTGATTCAACTTACTTTAACAGGTGAATTTGTAAATCAATTTAATTCAGTATCGGATGCTTCAAGGCTAACAGAGATTAATAAAACCTCAATAGCAAAAGTATGTAGAAGAGAAAGAAATCATGCTGGAGGATTTGATTGGAAGTATAAATTAGATTAA